From one Rosa rugosa chromosome 4, drRosRugo1.1, whole genome shotgun sequence genomic stretch:
- the LOC133745640 gene encoding pyrophosphate--fructose 6-phosphate 1-phosphotransferase subunit alpha produces MDSDYGIPRELSAVQKLRSQYQPELPPCLQGTTVRVEFGDTTTAADPTDAHTIARYFPHTYGQPLSHFLRATAKVAGAQVITEHPAMRVGIVFCGRQSPGGHNVIWGLLKALKIHNPKSTLIGFLGGSEGLFAQKTLEITDDVLATYKNQGGYDLLGRTRDQIRTKEQVNATLAACNAMKLDGLVIIGGVTSNTDAAQLAETFAEAKCQTKVVGVPVTMNGDLKNQFVEANVGFDTVCKVNSQLISNMCTDALSAEKYYYFIRLMGRKASHVALECTLQSHPNLVILGEEVAASKLTLFDITTRICDAVQDRATQEKNHGVILLPEGLIESIPEVYALLKEIHGLYRQGVSADNISSQLSPWASALFEFLPHFIKKQLLLLPESDDSAQLSQIETEKLFAHLVEVEMNKRQKEGTYKGKKFNAICHFFGYQARGSLPSKFDCDYAYVLGHICYHILAAGLNGYMATITNLKNPLNKWRCGAAPLTAMMTVKRWSQNPGSTASIGKPGIFPATVDLKGKAYELLRKNATKFLLDDIYRNPGPLQFEGPGADSKAVTLCVEDQDYMGRIKKLQEYLDQIRTIVKPGCSQEVLKAALSVMGSVTEVLTVMSSSSSNAPSSL; encoded by the exons ATGGATTCCGACTACGGCATTCCCCGAGAGCTCTCCGCCGTCCAGAAGCTCCGATCTCAATACCAGCCGGAGCTTCCTCCTTGCCTCCAG GGAACTACTGTAAGAGTTGAATTTGGGGACACAACAACAGCTGCAGACCCCACAGATGCCCATACCATTGCTCGATACTTTCCACACACTTATGGTCAGCCTTTGTCTCACTTTCTCAGGGCAACTGCAAAAGTTGCTGGTGCTCAGGTTATTACTGAGCATCCAGCTATGAG GGTCGGAATTGTCTTTTGTGGGAGACAATCTCCTGGAGGACACAATGTCATCTGGGGCCTTCTCAAGGCTCTCAAAATTCATAACCCCAAAAGTACCTTAATTGGGTTTTTGG GTGGTTCTGAAGGTTTATTTGCACAAAAAACTCTTGAGATAACAGATGATGTTCTTGCCACCTACAAAAATCAAG GTGGTTATGATTTGCTTGGACGGACAAGGGATCAAATTAGAACAAAGGAGCAAGTCAACGCTACGTTAGCTGCATGCAATGCTATGAAGTTGGATGGCCTTGTCATAATTGGAG GGGTGACATCAAACACCGATGCCGCCCAGCTTGCAGAGACATTCGCTGAAGCAAAATGCCAGACAAAG GTGGTTGGGGTTCCTGTCACTATGAACGGAGACCTTAAGAACCAGTTTGTGGAAGCTAATGTTGGTTTTGATACAGTGTGCAAG GTCAATTCCCAGCTCATCAGCAATATGTGCACAGATGCTCTTTCTGCTGAAAAG TATTATTATTTCATTCGACTTATGGGCCGGAAGGCATCACATGTTGCCTTGGAGTGCACCCTTCAATCTCATCCAAACTTG GTAATTCTTGGTGAGGAGGTGGCTGCATCCAAGCTAACGCTTTTTGACATTACAACCCGAATCTGTGATGCAGTCCAAGATCGTGCCACACAAG AGAAGAATCATGGTGTCATCCTATTACCAGAAGGACTCATAGAAAGCATTCCTGAAGTGTATGCCCTCTTGAAG GAAATTCATGGTTTGTATAGGCAAGGAGTTTCTGCCGATAATATTTCTTCTCAACTCTCACCGTGGGCTTCTGCTCTATTTGAATTTTTGCCGCATTTTATCAAGAAACAG CTGCTTCTTTTGCCTGAATCAGATGACTCTGCACAGTTATCTCAG ATTGAGACAGAGAAACTTTTTGCACATCTTGTGGAGGTCGAGATGAACAAGCGCCAG AAAGAAGGCACATACAAGGGGAAGAAGTTTAATGCTATCTGCCACTTTTTCGGTTATCAGGCTCGGGGGTCTTTACCATCAAAATTCGATTGTGACTATGCCTAT GTTCTAGGGCACATCTGCTACCACATTCTTGCTGCTGGTTTGAATGGTTACATGGCAACTATAACTAACCTGAAAAATCCATTGAACAAGTGGCGTTGTGGCGCTGCTCCACTTACG GCAATGATGACTGTGAAGCGCTGGTCTCAAAATCCTGGGTCTACTGCATCTATTGGAAAACCTGGCATTTTTCCAGCTACCGTAGATTTGAAGGGCAAAGCATATGA GCTGTTGAGAAAAAATGCTACAAAATTCCTGCTGGATGATATCTACAGAAATCCTGGGCCTCTTCAATTTGAAGGTCCTGGTGCCGATTCCAAGGCTGTAACACTGTGCGTTGAAGACCAGGATTACATGGGGCGCATCAAGAAATTGCAGGAATATCTTGACCAG ATTCGAACCATTGTAAAGCCTGGGTGCTCACAGGAGGTTCTGAAAGCAGCTTTGAGTGTCATGGGCTCTGTAACAGAAGTCCTAACTGTTatgtcttcatcttcttcgAATGCCCCGTCATCTCTTTAA
- the LOC133745797 gene encoding protein FAR1-RELATED SEQUENCE 5-like has translation MDYKPLTIGNDVVEFDLGGSGEDDTIALDLEHPDDGYDLFEEDDLVQLASSSTRFGDDLANGDPNLEPYEGMEFDSEQASRIFYNSYARRVGFSTRVSVYQRSRRDGSIICRQIVCSREGFRRDGGENRSKRQRTITRVGCKAQMTVKKQSSGRWAVSKLVKEHNHELVPPDKVHCLRSHRHVSGPARSLIDTLQAAGMGPSGVMSVLIKESGGINNVGFTKVDCQNYMSSSRQRTLGSGGQLVFDYLKRMQDEDPGFFCAVQGDFENSTGNIFWADSNSRMNYSYFGDTVTFDTTYRTNRYRVPFAPFTGWNHHGLPVLFGCALLLNESESSFVWLFQTWLAAMSGCQPVSITTDQDRIIRAAVVQVFPGTRHRFCKWNVFREAQEKLSHIYQSHPTFEAEFLRCINVTETIDEFEICWESLLKRYDLDSNEWLQSMYHARQQWVPVFLRDTFFGEMFVTQGSDNINSYFDGYINASTNIQVLIKQYEKAIATRHEKEVKADYDTLNISPILRTPSPMEKQAAKLYTRIIFMKFQEELVETLAYPATVVDDTGSETMFRVAKFGEDHKGHFVKFNVFEKKASCSCQMFEFSGIICRHILAVFRVTNVLTLPSHYILKRWTRNAKSGVLLDEHALGLPNDSQDSSAARYDNLRREAIKYVEEGAESECVYNVAMDALREAANTVAAAKKHGPGVVQHTPKNCSQQLLSCTVDQDKKVEELAAELEIAIQRCEAYQAKLLTILKDMEEQKLKISVNVRNVRLNLKM, from the exons ATGGACTATAAGCCTCTGACCATTGGGAACGATGTGGTTGAATTTGACCTTGGTGGTTCTGGGGAAGATGACACCATTGCCCTGGACTTAGAACACCCAGATGATGGCTATGATCTTTTCGAAGAAGACGATTTAGTCCAACTTGCCTCTAGTTCCACTAGGTTTGGTGATGATTTGGCTAATGGGGACCCCAATCTTGAACCTTATGAGGGCATGGAATTCGATTCCGAACAGGCCTCTCGCATTTTCTACAATTCTTATGCACGGCGAGTTGGTTTTAGTACCCGGGTAAGTGTGTACCAGCGGTCACGCCGTGATGGCTCCATCATATGCCGGCAGATTGTGTGTTCCCGGGAAGGGTTTCGGCGTGATGGAGGTGAAAATAGGTCTAAAAGGCAGCGGACAATCACTAGAGTTGGCTGCAAGGCACAGATGACTGTGAAGAAACAGAGTTCAGGAAGATGGGCTGTTTCGAAATTAGTGAAGGAACATAACCATGAGCTTGTACCGCCGGATAAGGTGCATTGTCTCCGTTCGCATAGGCATGTCTCTGGTCCTGCTCGGAGTCTGATTGATACCCTTCAAGCGGCCGGGATGGGTCCCAGTGGGGTGATGTCTGTGCTCATCAAGGAATCAGGGGGAATTAATAATGTTGGCTTCACGAAAGTTGATTGCCAGAATTACATGAGCAGTAGCAGGCAGAGAACTCTTGGGAGTGGGGGTCAGCTTGTTTTTGACTATTTGAAGCGAATGCAGGATGAGGATCCTGGTTTCTTTTGTGCCGTCCAGGGTGATTTTGAGAACTCAACAGGTAACATATTCTGGGCTGATTCAAATTCAAGAATGAACTATAGTTACTTTGGAGACACTGTTACATTTGACACAACATATAGAACAAATCGATACCGGGTTCCATTTGCTCCATTTACTGGGTGGAATCATCATGGACTGCCGGTGTTATTTGGATGTGCATTACTCCTTAATGAGTCAGAGTCCTCGTTTGTTTGGCTATTCCAGACTTGGTTAGCTGCTATGTCTGGCTGCCAACCTGTCTCAATCACAACAGACCAGGATAGAATCATCAGGGCTGCTGTTGTGCAAGTATTTCCTGGAACCCGCCACCGCTTTTGTAAATGGAATGTGTTCAGGGAAGCTCAGGAGAAGTTGTCCCACATTTATCAGTCACACCCGACCTTTGAAGCCGAGTTCCTGAGGTGCATTAATGTGACAGAGACGATTGATGAATTTGAGATATGTTGGGAGTCCCTTCTTAAAAGGTATGATCTTGATAGTAATGAATGGCTTCAGTCAATGTACCATGCTCGCCAGCAATGGGTGCCAGTTTTCCTTCGTGATACATTTTTCGGGGAGATGTTTGTAACCCAAGGAAGTGATAATATAAACTCATACTTTGATGGCTATATAAATGCATCCACGAATATTCAGGTGCTGATAAAGCAGTATGAAAAAGCAATTGCCACTCGCCATGAAAAGGAAGTAAAGGCTGATTATGATACATTGAACATCTCTCCAATTCTAAGGACTCCATCTCCTATGGAAAAGCAAGCTGCAAAACTTTATACGAGGATAATATTCATGAAGTTCCAAGAAGAATTGGTCGAAACACTTGCTTATCCGGCAACTGTGGTCGATGATACAGGATCAGAAACCATGTTTCGGGTTGCAAAATTTGGGGAAGACCACAAAGGGCACTTTGTTAAGTTCAATGTTTTTGAGAAGAAAGCTAGTTGTAGCTGCCAAATGTTTGAGTTTTCAGGTATTATTTGCAGGCACATATTAGCAGTTTTCAGAGTAACCAATGTTCTTACACTTCCGTCCCACTATATATTGAAACGTTGGACCAGAAATGCCAAAAGTGGAGTTCTGTTGGATGAGCATGCTCTTGGATTGCCAAATGATTCGCAAGATTCCTCTGCTGCTCGGTATGACAATCTACGAAGGGAAGCTATCAAATATGTAGAAGAAGGGGCAGAATCTGAGTGTGTTTATAATGTGGCAATGGACGCTCTTCGTGAGGCTGCGAACACGGTTGCTGCTGCGAAGAAGCATGGTCCCGGAGTTGTACAACATACTCCAAAGAATTGCAGCCAGCAGCTTCTGTCTTGTACTGTG GATCAGGACAAGAAAGTTGAGGAATTGGCAGCTGAGTTGGAAATTGCTATTCAGCGTTGTGAAGCATATCAAGCAAAACTACTTACTATTTTGAAGGACATGGAAGAGCAGAAGTTAAAGATATCAGTGAATGTTCGGAATGTAAGGCTAAATCTCAAAATGTAG
- the LOC133743593 gene encoding cell division control protein 2 homolog D-like: protein MEKAGAIAVSAMDAFEKLEKVGEGTYGKVYRAREKATGKIVALKKTRLHEDEEGVPPTTLREVSILRMLSRDPHVVRLMDVKQGTNKEGKTVLYLVFEYMETDVKKYIRSFRQTGEMIPAPVVKSLMYQLCKGVAFCHGHGILHRDLKPHNLLMDRKSMILKIADLGLARAFTLPIKKYTHEILTLWYRAPEVLLGSTHYSTAVDIWSVGCIFAELVTKQALFPGDSELQQLLHIFRLLGTPNETVWPGVSKLMNWHEYPQWSPQSLSKAVPNLDADGLHLLSEMLQYEPGKRISAKKAMEHPYFDDLNKAGL, encoded by the exons atggagaAGGCAGGAGCGATCGCGGTGTCGGCTATGGACGCGTTCGAGAAACTGGAGAAGGTCGGAGAAGGGACCTACGGCAAGGTTTACAGAGCCAGAGAGAAGGCCACCGGCAAGATCGTCGCCCTCAAAAAGACTCGTCTCCATGAGGACGAAGAAGGCGTCCCTCCCACCACTCTCCGCGAGGTCTCCATTTTGCGCATGCTCTCCCGCGACCCGCACGTCGTCAG GTTGATGGATGTGAAGCAAGGCACGAATAAGGAAGGCAAGACTGTGCTCTACTTGGTGTTTGAGTACATGGAAACTGATGTCAAGAAATACATTCGCAGTTTCCGTCAAACTGGAGAAATGATTCCTGCTCCCGTCGTTAAG AGTCTGATGTACCAACTATGCAAAGGTGTTGCCTTCTGCCATGGTCATGGAATCTTACACAG GGATCTTAAGCCTCACAATCTCCTGATGGACCGCAAGAGTATGATCCTTAAAATTGCGGATCTTGGACTGGCTCGAGCATTTACTCTGCCCATCAAGAAGTATACGCATGAG ATATTGACCCTTTGGTATAGGGCACCTGAAGTCCTTCTGGGATCCACACATTACTCAACTGCAGTGGATATTTGGTCTGTTGGCTGCATATTTG CTGAACTTGTCACAAAGCAAGCACTCTTCCCTGGGGATTCTGAACTGCAGCAGCTCCTACATATATTCAG GTTGTTGGGTACTCCAAATGAAACAGTGTGGCCAGGTGTAAGCAAACTCATGAACTGGCATGAGTACCCCCAGTGGAGCCCTCAGAGTTTGTCCAAGGCTGTTCCAAATTTGGATGCTGATGGGTTGCATCTGTTGTCG GAAATGTTGCAATATGAGCCTGGAAAACGCATTTCAGCAAAGAAGGCTATGGAACACCCTTACTTTGATGATTTGAACAAAGCTGGCCTCTGA